One window of the Cryptomeria japonica chromosome 7, Sugi_1.0, whole genome shotgun sequence genome contains the following:
- the LOC131857011 gene encoding antifungal protein ginkbilobin-like protein, protein MSAPLYLAALLPFSVVMVESSDEIYAACNVVNYSNGSQFDTNVEALLKNLTEKAAYIGFGASVYGLETSSHVSGHLQCRGDLSPADCGARSTEAMKVVHYNCPNAIGSRVQLEHSFLRYENYTFISD, encoded by the coding sequence ATGAGTGCGCCGCTATATCTGGCGGCTTTGCTCCCCTTCTCTGTTGTAATGGTCGAGTCATCGGATGAGATATACGCAGCATGTAATGTGGTGAATTACTCCAACGGATCTCAGTTTGATACCAACGTGGAGGCGCTCTTAAAAAACCTGACAGAGAAAGCAGCCTACATTGGCTTCGGCGCTTCTGTTTATGGGCTGGAAACGTCTAGCCACGTGTCAGGGCACCTCCAATGCAGAGGAGATTTGTCTCCAGCTGACTGTGGTGCGCGCTCAACGGAGGCAATGAAGGTCGTCCACTACAACTGCCCCAATGCCATTGGTTCCCGTGTCCAGCTGGAGCATAGCTTCCTTCGCTACGAGAATTACACCTTCATCTCAGATTAA